In Stomoxys calcitrans chromosome 2, idStoCalc2.1, whole genome shotgun sequence, the following proteins share a genomic window:
- the LOC106087924 gene encoding dipeptidase 1: MKSRKLPKGFVLCGLNCLTFVYFPLVLPIVVCSANDLDYRLQRVKNVLKEVPLIDGHNDLPWNIRKFLKNQLKDFHFAGDLRQVQPWSNSAWSHTDLRRLKEGMVSAQFWSAYAPCSSQHLDAVQLTLEQIDLIRRLVTLYPHQMSLVTSAIGIEKTHKSGKIASLIGVEGGHAIGTSLSVLRMFYQLGARYLTLTHTCNTPWADCCKVDEPGKYPHIGGLSKFGKLVVQEMNRLGMIVDLSHVSVPTMLDALGSSKAPVIFSHSSAHAICNSSRNVPDHVLQRIAINGGLVMVAFYPHFVSCSGQATLHDVVAHINHIREVAGVDHVGIGAGYDGVNLVPKGLEDVSKYPHLFATLLESDKWSEEDIAKLAGKNLIRVFKEVEAIRDEMELLKVPPVDQAIPPEDIMGRSYCRYQGPRT; this comes from the exons ATGAAATCGCGGAAGCTACCCAAAGGCTTCGTGCTTTGCGGCTTGAACTGTTTAACTTTTGTTTACTTTCCATTGGTTCTACCCATAGTGGTATGCTCAGCTAACGATCTCGACTACCGTCTGCAGAGGGTAAAGAACGTTTTGAAGGAAGTGCCTTTAATTGATGG GCACAACGATCTGCCGTGgaacataagaaaatttttaaagaatcaGTTAAAGGATTTTCACTTTGCCGGAGATTTGCGACAAGTGCAGCCGTGGTCAAACAGTGCTTGGAGCCACACCGACCTAAGACGACTGAAGGAGGGCATGGTGTCAGCTCAG TTTTGGTCAGCATACGCGCCATGTTCGTCCCAACATTTGGACGCAGTTCAACTGACTCTGGAACAAATAGATCTAATCAGACGTCTAGTAACCCTATATCCTCATCAAATGTCTCTTGTAACATCTGCCATTG GAATCGAGAAAACGCACAAAAGTGGAAAAATAGCCAGTCTTATCGGAGTGGAAGGAGGTCATGCAATTGGAACGAGTTTGAGTGTGCTTCGAATGTTTTATCAACTGGGAGCACGCTATTTGACTTTGACGCACACTTGCAACACACCGTG GGCGGATTGCTGCAAAGTTGACGAACCGGGAAAATATCCCCATATTGGGGGTTTATCTAAATTTGGCAAG CTGGTGGTACAAGAGATGAACCGTTTGGGTATGATAGTTGATTTGTCGCATGTATCTGTCCCAACGATGCTAGACGCCCTGGGTTCCTCGAAGGCCCCCGTTATCTTTTCCCACTCATCAGCACATGCAATATGCAACAGTTCGCGCAATGTTCCTGACCACGTACTGCAGAGAATT GCAATAAATGGTGGTCTAGTTATGGTTGCCTTTTATCCGCATTTCGTAAGTTGTTCCGGTCAAGCTACGCTGCATGACGTCGTTG CCCACATTAATCATATTCGAGAGGTAGCCGGCGTTGACCACGTGGGTATAGGAGCTGGATATGATGGAGTTAATCT TGTGCCCAAAGGGTTGGAAGATGTGTCAAAGTATccacatttgtttgcaacgctccTAGAATCGGATAAATGGTCTGAGGAGGATATAGCAAAGTTGGCTGGTAAAAATTTGATACGAGTCTTCAAAGAAGTTGAAGCG